A genomic segment from Nitrospirota bacterium encodes:
- the lspA gene encoding signal peptidase II, producing the protein MLKNPKWLFAGIISVTVIILDYITKMAIVEYVTPYEFIDLLPFLRIVHVRNPGAAFGLFAGVSNYVFIAIYLAAMSMIIIYALKLLHGLELFASALIIGGATGNLIDRLTVGKVIDFIDFFIGDWHWPAFNVADSALTVGIIIFLVANLSLRRHATK; encoded by the coding sequence ATGTTAAAAAATCCAAAGTGGTTATTTGCCGGCATAATCTCCGTCACTGTCATAATTCTTGATTACATTACCAAAATGGCAATTGTGGAATATGTAACCCCGTATGAGTTTATTGACCTGCTACCATTTTTAAGAATTGTACATGTAAGAAACCCGGGCGCAGCATTCGGGCTTTTCGCCGGCGTAAGCAATTATGTTTTTATAGCGATTTATCTTGCAGCTATGAGCATGATAATAATCTACGCCCTGAAGTTATTGCACGGGCTTGAACTTTTTGCATCTGCACTCATCATAGGCGGGGCGACCGGGAATTTAATAGACAGGCTTACTGTGGGCAAAGTTATTGATTTTATTGACTTTTTTATTGGTGATTGGCACTGGCCTGCATTTAATGTTGCTGACTCAGCGCTGACTGTGGGGATTATAATTTTTCTCGTTGCTAATTTAAGCTTAAGGAGGCATGCAACTAAATGA
- the tsaD gene encoding tRNA (adenosine(37)-N6)-threonylcarbamoyltransferase complex transferase subunit TsaD produces the protein MLILGIDTSCDDTAASVIEDGVNILSNIVSSQDEVHKKYGGIVPELASRRHIEMILPVVDEALKKAAGVAFKDISAISVCKGPGLIGSLLVGVCFAKSLSFVHNIPLVAVNHLEGHVFSSFLDGVKPEFPFLALIVSGGHTSIYRVDGFGLYKELGRTRDDAAGEAYDKVAKLLGLGYPGGPIIDMLAQDGNPEAIGFPRAYLPGTSDFSFSGLKTAVKIEIEKMGRLEDEKRLLTSQPLNFLTSAVLNDIAASFQSAVIEVLIEKTVASAKEQGLNNIALSGGVSANKSLREKITEHAQKEGIKVFLPPLNLCTDNAAMIAAAGYYHFKTGQLADFMLNPEAYLHL, from the coding sequence ATGTTAATTCTTGGCATAGACACCTCCTGTGATGACACGGCTGCTTCAGTTATTGAGGACGGGGTAAATATTCTTTCCAACATCGTTTCCTCTCAGGACGAAGTCCACAAAAAATACGGCGGTATTGTGCCTGAACTTGCCTCCAGAAGGCATATTGAAATGATATTACCTGTAGTTGATGAGGCATTGAAAAAAGCAGCAGGGGTAGCTTTTAAAGATATTTCAGCAATCTCAGTGTGCAAGGGACCCGGTCTGATAGGCTCCCTGCTTGTTGGGGTATGTTTTGCTAAGTCATTGTCATTTGTTCACAATATTCCTTTGGTGGCTGTAAATCACCTTGAAGGGCATGTTTTTTCATCTTTTCTTGATGGGGTAAAGCCTGAATTCCCATTCCTTGCACTGATAGTCTCAGGTGGGCATACAAGCATTTACAGGGTAGATGGATTTGGACTTTATAAAGAGCTTGGCAGGACAAGGGATGATGCCGCAGGCGAGGCATACGATAAGGTGGCAAAACTCTTAGGGCTTGGGTATCCCGGAGGGCCGATAATTGACATGCTTGCGCAGGACGGCAATCCTGAGGCAATTGGTTTTCCGCGAGCGTATCTTCCCGGCACTTCTGACTTTAGCTTTAGCGGGCTGAAAACTGCAGTGAAGATAGAAATTGAGAAGATGGGAAGATTGGAAGATGAGAAAAGGCTCTTAACTTCTCAACCTCTGAATTTCTTAACTTCTGCTGTACTCAACGATATCGCCGCCAGTTTCCAGTCAGCAGTCATTGAGGTGCTGATTGAAAAGACAGTTGCGTCTGCAAAAGAGCAAGGGTTGAATAATATTGCCCTTAGCGGCGGGGTCTCGGCAAATAAGTCATTGCGCGAGAAGATTACGGAACATGCACAAAAAGAGGGAATAAAGGTCTTTTTACCGCCATTAAATCTCTGCACAGATAATGCGGCAATGATTGCGGCAGCCGGCTATTATCACTTCAAGACAGGGCAACTCGCTGATTTTATGCTGAATCCAGAGGCGTACTTGCATCTGTAA
- the ileS gene encoding isoleucine--tRNA ligase has product MATDYKNTLNLPRTAFPMKANLVQKEQELLNFWEKNNTYQKMQEKDMSKVYILHDGPPYANGHIHLGHALNKILKDIIVKYKSMQGYYSPYVPGWDCHGLPIEHQVDKESNKLQVTSNKLTDKEKTEILLKKRQLCREYALKFVDIQRKEFQRLGVFGDWGKPYLTMTYSYEASIVREFCKFVGNGYVYKGKKPVHWCPSCITALADAEVEYADKESPSVYVKFKVKNPSLLTVNGSLSTVSFVIWTTTPWTIPANMALALHPQLIYRLVKINGKGLIIAEDLIKDCMEKTGYKEGSYSVSEGRWTGAELQGIACLHPWIDREVKTITGEHVTLEQGTGVVHTAPGHGEDDYEMALKYNLEVFAPVDQKGLFTEDVKEFEGQHVFKTNAAIIEKLKGINALLGDAGKVTHSYPHCWRCKKPVIFRATEQWFISMEKHDLRKNALAEIENVRWVPAWGQDRISGMVKNRPDWCISRQRSWGVPIALFQCKKCKEFVVDKMVLDKIVQEVEAKGTDVWFEKLPAELLPLGYKCPKCSSSEFTKERDILDVWFDSGVSHAAVMEADERLSWPADMYLEGSDQHRGWFQSALLASTGTRSRAPYRAVLTHGFVVDGQGKKMSKSQGNVISPEEIINKHGAEILRLWVSAADYREDMRISKEILDRLVEAYRKIRNTCRFMLGNLYDYDPETAIKKDALLEIDRHAMSLLQSLIKKAGRAYEEFAFHEVFHSIYNFCVTEMSAFYLDVLKDRLYTFKADSGERKAAQWVLYQILTSLTKMMAPALPFTAEEIWQHLEKDRVQGFKGSRVQGEESIFLSSFPVVNEEFYDKNLEEKWGALLKIRDEVNKALEIKRQEKFIGNSLEAKVVLYVNEVNYAVLKEQETFLPALFIVSRAEILKETTRTEGVYKSPEINGLVVSVSKAEGGKCERCWSWSTSVGEHEAHPSVCGKCFGVLKA; this is encoded by the coding sequence ATGGCCACTGATTACAAAAATACCCTAAATCTGCCACGGACAGCATTCCCGATGAAGGCAAATCTTGTCCAGAAAGAACAGGAATTGCTAAATTTCTGGGAGAAGAACAACACATATCAGAAAATGCAGGAAAAAGACATGTCCAAGGTTTATATCCTGCATGATGGGCCGCCTTATGCCAACGGACATATCCACCTTGGGCACGCCCTGAATAAGATTCTCAAGGACATTATTGTTAAATACAAATCAATGCAGGGCTATTATTCACCGTATGTTCCGGGATGGGATTGTCACGGACTGCCGATAGAGCATCAGGTGGATAAGGAAAGTAACAAGTTACAAGTTACAAGTAACAAGTTAACGGATAAAGAAAAAACAGAGATACTTCTTAAGAAAAGACAGCTTTGCAGGGAATACGCCTTAAAATTTGTAGACATACAGCGGAAAGAATTTCAGCGTCTCGGCGTCTTTGGAGACTGGGGAAAACCATATCTAACGATGACGTATTCTTACGAGGCGTCAATTGTGAGGGAGTTTTGCAAGTTTGTGGGAAATGGCTATGTTTATAAAGGCAAAAAACCTGTACACTGGTGTCCGTCCTGTATTACGGCGCTTGCAGACGCAGAGGTGGAATATGCCGACAAAGAATCCCCATCAGTTTATGTGAAGTTTAAAGTTAAAAATCCTTCACTGTTAACTGTTAACGGTTCACTGTCAACCGTCTCTTTCGTTATCTGGACTACTACCCCTTGGACCATTCCTGCAAATATGGCTTTGGCATTGCATCCGCAGCTTATATACCGTCTTGTAAAAATTAATGGCAAGGGGCTTATCATTGCAGAGGATTTAATTAAAGACTGCATGGAAAAAACAGGTTATAAAGAAGGTAGTTATTCAGTTTCAGAGGGAAGATGGACAGGCGCTGAACTGCAAGGGATTGCCTGCCTTCACCCATGGATTGACCGTGAAGTTAAAACCATTACCGGAGAGCATGTGACTTTAGAACAGGGCACCGGCGTAGTGCACACGGCGCCGGGGCATGGTGAAGACGACTATGAAATGGCATTAAAATACAATCTTGAAGTCTTTGCGCCTGTTGACCAGAAAGGACTATTTACAGAAGATGTGAAAGAGTTTGAAGGACAGCATGTCTTTAAGACAAATGCGGCTATTATTGAAAAGCTTAAAGGCATAAATGCCCTGCTTGGCGATGCAGGGAAGGTAACGCACTCCTATCCACACTGCTGGCGGTGTAAAAAACCTGTCATTTTCAGGGCAACCGAGCAGTGGTTTATCTCGATGGAAAAACATGATTTAAGAAAAAATGCGCTTGCTGAAATAGAAAATGTCAGGTGGGTGCCGGCATGGGGCCAAGACAGGATTTCCGGCATGGTTAAAAACAGGCCTGACTGGTGCATCTCAAGACAGAGGTCATGGGGAGTGCCCATAGCATTATTCCAGTGCAAAAAATGCAAAGAATTTGTAGTTGATAAGATGGTCCTTGATAAAATTGTGCAGGAGGTTGAGGCTAAAGGCACAGACGTCTGGTTTGAAAAATTACCGGCAGAGCTTCTGCCTTTGGGCTACAAATGTCCCAAATGTTCTTCATCAGAATTTACAAAAGAGAGGGACATCCTTGATGTGTGGTTTGACTCAGGGGTGAGCCATGCCGCAGTCATGGAAGCGGATGAAAGGCTTTCATGGCCTGCTGACATGTATCTTGAAGGCAGCGACCAGCATAGGGGATGGTTTCAGAGCGCCCTGCTGGCCTCAACAGGCACAAGAAGCAGGGCGCCTTACAGGGCAGTGCTTACTCACGGCTTTGTCGTTGACGGGCAGGGGAAAAAGATGTCCAAATCTCAGGGAAACGTCATCTCTCCGGAGGAAATTATAAATAAACACGGAGCGGAAATATTAAGGCTCTGGGTGTCTGCCGCTGATTACAGGGAAGACATGAGGATTTCAAAGGAGATCCTTGACAGGCTTGTTGAGGCTTACAGGAAAATAAGAAACACCTGCAGATTTATGTTAGGCAATCTTTATGATTATGACCCGGAAACGGCAATAAAAAAAGATGCCCTGCTTGAAATAGACAGACATGCCATGAGCCTGCTTCAAAGCCTTATAAAAAAAGCAGGCAGGGCATATGAGGAGTTTGCGTTTCATGAGGTTTTTCATTCAATCTATAATTTCTGCGTAACGGAGATGAGCGCATTTTATCTTGATGTGCTTAAGGACAGGCTCTACACATTTAAGGCAGATTCCGGAGAAAGAAAGGCGGCGCAGTGGGTGCTTTATCAAATTCTTACATCGCTTACGAAGATGATGGCGCCGGCGCTCCCTTTTACTGCAGAGGAAATATGGCAGCATCTTGAGAAAGACAGGGTTCAAGGGTTCAAGGGTTCAAGGGTTCAAGGAGAGGAGAGCATATTCCTTTCTTCTTTCCCTGTGGTTAATGAAGAGTTCTACGATAAAAATCTGGAAGAGAAATGGGGAGCGCTTTTAAAAATACGTGATGAGGTTAACAAGGCATTAGAGATTAAGCGGCAGGAAAAGTTCATCGGCAATTCACTTGAGGCAAAGGTTGTGCTTTATGTAAATGAAGTAAATTATGCTGTGCTCAAGGAGCAGGAAACATTTCTTCCAGCGCTTTTTATAGTTTCACGAGCTGAAATCTTAAAAGAGACAACAAGGACTGAGGGTGTTTACAAAAGCCCTGAGATTAACGGACTTGTCGTCTCAGTCAGCAAGGCAGAAGGCGGAAAATGTGAAAGATGCTGGAGCTGGAGTACGAGCGTAGGAGAGCATGAAGCGCATCCTTCGGTCTGCGGAAAATGTTTTGGGGTGTTAAAGGCTTAA
- the lgt gene encoding prolipoprotein diacylglyceryl transferase: protein MHPILCKIGPLTLHTYGALVAAGFIAGLFVAINQAKKQGIPKEKILDLGFYILISAIVGSRLLFVIIEYEYYIKHPLDIFKLWEGGLVFFGGLLLALPVVILYLRKNALSFGKVADIFAPALAIAHAIGRLGCFSAGCCHGKPTTLPWGVVFTDPNSLAITGVPLHPTQLYEVLANLVIFFLLLLFQRHKRFDGQIFALYLMYYSAVRFTIEFFRGDMARGFLFDGISTSQGISLALFISAVIFLLYKRGIT, encoded by the coding sequence ATGCATCCAATTCTCTGTAAAATAGGACCGCTTACCTTACATACCTATGGAGCCCTTGTTGCAGCGGGTTTTATAGCAGGGCTTTTTGTCGCAATAAATCAGGCAAAAAAACAAGGAATACCGAAGGAAAAAATACTTGACTTAGGCTTTTATATTTTAATATCTGCAATTGTCGGCTCAAGACTTCTATTTGTAATCATTGAATATGAGTATTATATTAAACATCCTTTGGATATTTTTAAATTGTGGGAGGGCGGGCTTGTTTTCTTCGGAGGACTATTGCTTGCCCTTCCGGTTGTAATCTTGTATCTCAGAAAAAATGCCCTGTCATTTGGAAAAGTGGCAGATATATTTGCGCCAGCATTGGCAATAGCGCATGCAATCGGCAGGCTCGGATGTTTTTCCGCAGGATGCTGTCATGGCAAACCGACAACCCTGCCATGGGGCGTAGTTTTCACTGACCCCAATTCATTAGCGATAACAGGCGTGCCTCTTCACCCGACACAGCTTTATGAAGTGCTCGCAAATCTTGTGATTTTTTTCTTACTCCTTTTATTTCAAAGGCACAAGCGTTTTGATGGACAGATCTTTGCTTTGTATCTGATGTATTACTCTGCCGTAAGGTTTACAATTGAATTTTTTAGAGGGGATATGGCAAGGGGATTTCTCTTTGACGGCATTTCAACATCACAGGGTATAAGCTTAGCGCTCTTTATATCTGCGGTTATTTTTCTGCTTTACAAAAGAGGAATAACCTGA